A genomic stretch from Solanum stenotomum isolate F172 chromosome 8, ASM1918654v1, whole genome shotgun sequence includes:
- the LOC125872980 gene encoding cell division control protein 6 homolog B-like encodes MPTIVDRRSTRVSGGSKVADPIAINGEIDSTPQKRKLRSSSTTEDSRVTSDLTPSPLKSSPSKWKSPRRCVNDSPMSTPNANRGAKAVNLSKSPVKRRLSESFLEKPMWNPRDMEQLNGVKEALHVSRAPSNLVCREVENNRILEFCKQAVEQEKAGSLYICGCPGTGKSLSMEKVNKVLVNWAEESGFQAPDTLSLNCSSLSNTSDIFGKILDKIKLRRKINSCTSPLQYLQKMFSEKQQSAVTKMLLIVADELDYLITKDRAVLHELFMLTTLPFSRLILIGVANAIDLADKFLPKLQSLNCKPAVVTFRAYSKDQIISILQQRLKAFPYTVFQPQALELCARKVASASGDMRKALWICRSAIEMLESDIRDSINSLDLPSLHGGVSDQQRDCACDKALIHESNVVRVDHVAIALSKAYRSPVVDTIQSLPQHQQIILCSAVKLFRGKKKDATIGELNISYLDICKSTLIPPAGIMELSSMCRVLGDQGILKLGKAREEKLSRVTLKVDEADITFALQGIRFFRNCLQQS; translated from the exons ATGCCGACAATCGTCGACCGTCGTTCAACACGTGTCTCCGGTGGGAGTAAAGTCGCCGATCCAATCGCCATCAACGGTGAGATTGACTCCACTCCTCAAAAACGCAAACTCAGATCCAGTTCCACTACTGAAGACAGTAGAGTAACTTCGGATTTAACTCCGTCGCCCTTGAAAAGCTCTCCGAGCAAATGGAAATCGCCGCGCCGATGTGTCAATGACAGCCCTATGAGTACTCCAAAT GCAAATCGAGGAGCTAAAGCAGTAAATCTGAGCAAATCACCTGTGAAAAGGAGATTATCGGAAAGTTTTCTAGAGAAGCCTATGTGGAATCCAAGAG ATATGGAGCAGTTAAATGGAGTGAAAGAGGCATTGCATGTGTCTAGGGCTCCATCAAATCTGGTGTGTCGAGAAGTTGAGAACAATAGAATTCTGGAGTTCTGTAAGCAAGCAGTGGAACAAGAGAAGGCTGGAAGTTTGTATATCTGCGGCTGCCCAGGGACTGGAAAGTCTCTATCAATGGAGAAGGTTAACAAGGTCCTGGTTAATTGGGCAGAAGAG TCTGGTTTTCAGGCTCCAGACACATTATCACTCAACTGCAGTTCTCTGTCAAACACATCTGACATTTTTGGCAAG ATACTTGACAAAATTAAACTACGGAGAAAGATAAATAGTTGCACATCACCATTGCAGTATCTTCAGAAAATGTTTTCTGAGAAGCAGCAGTCAGCAGTCACAAAGATGTT GTTAATAGTTGCTGATGAGTTGGATTACTTGATCACAAAAGACAGAGCTGTGCTTCATGAGCTGTTCATGCTAACAACGCTCCCGTTCTCCAGATTGATTCTGATAG GAGTTGCTAATGCAATAGACCTAGCAGATAAATTTCTTCCAAAACTACAATCCTTGAATT GCAAGCCAGCAGTGGTAACATTTCGTGCCTATTCTAAGGACCAGATCATCTCCATTCTTCAGCAAAGATTAAAG GCATTTCCTTACACAGTCTTCCAGCCTCAAGCATTGGAACTATGTGCACGG AAAGTTGCTTCTGCATCTGGAGATATGAGGAAGGCTCTATGGATATGCAG GAGTGCAATTGAGATGTTAGAATCTGACATAAGAGATTCTATCAACAGCCTTGATTTACCATCATTACATGGAGGAGTTTCTGATCAACAGAGGGATTGTGCTTGTGATAAAGCACTTATACACGAGAGCAATGTT GTTAGGGTTGATCATGTGGCTATTGCTTTATCAAAGGCATATAGATCGCCAGTGGTGGATACTATACAATCACTTCCACAACATCAACAG ATTATTCTTTGCTCTGCTGTCAAGCTATTCAGGGGGAAGAAGAAGGATGCCACTATAGGCGAG CTGAACATCTCTTACCTTGATATCTGTAAATCAACTTTAATACCACCAGCAGGAATCATGGAGCTATCAAGCATGTGTAGAGTGCTAGGAGACCAG GGGATCCTAAAACTGGGGAAGGCTAGGGAAGAAAAATTAAGTAGGGTAACTCTAAAGGTAGATGAAGCAGACATCACCTTTGCATTGCAG GGAATACGCTTCTTTCGAAATTGTCTTCAACAATCTTGA
- the LOC125872225 gene encoding uncharacterized protein LOC125872225 → MGVKVATTCLQWAQPFVPHSTSSSSQTFASAISSPSSSKRHSFSRKGSLICRYVHRLDKSALFGTQLLNLYRSKSCEQLKPRTRTIRRASSTSASLDSFSDEEFSKEIQELAKKFQLSDVENSSTISSQSDSMETRDESISSDSYDIKFLENQRPFDPLEQPDWPERDEIIPANIEWKANSVDLPFSLRIIKRKKQWQDGIRDAGESAYCSVKKAFSNMVFIIRELQSYTLQMRELLFYEDLQGILVRVQKEMHASFVWLFQQVFSHTPTLMVYVMILLANYSVHSMASSAAIAATPPPLTETVSTLDESHFNQKFDSSAIKTFSVSSSSGKVTSIGGGNGGGSYKPIASGNDGDGRFDGQMSNGISSVESGRVGEEECVSGQETTEEELQIWNSIVDEASKMQASVRDESLDHETMQRFVSPINANIEVGNYAEYIKTELVYLVELKQEPQNTLLLTNYAQFLFLVAQDYDRAEKYFKKAAEVEPKDAEALNKYANFLWKVRKDLWAAEETFNQAIAAEPSNNFYAANYAHFLWNTGGEDTCYPLDSSNTDL, encoded by the exons ATGGGAGTGAAAGTTGCCACTACATGTTTGCAATGGGCTCAACCTTTTGTTCCTCActcaacctcttcttcttctcaaacTTTTGCTTCTGCAATTTCTTCCCCTTCTTCCTCAAAACGCCATAGTTTTAGCAGAAAAGGGTCTCTTATTTGTCGGTATGTCCATAGGCTGGACAAATCGGCACTTTTTGGTACCCAATTGTTGAATCTATACAGATCTAAATCTTGTGAGCAGCTTAAGCCAAGGACTAGAACAATTAGAAGGGCTTCAAGCACCAGCGCCAGCTTAGATTCATTTTCAGATGAAGAGTTTTCGAAGGAGATACAAGAATTGGCAAAGAAATTCCAGTTATCAGACGTTGAAAATTCCAGTACTATAAGTTCTCAGAGTGACTCTATGGAAACAAGGGATGAAAGTATTAGCAGTGATAGTTATGATATTAAGTTTTTGGAGAATCAGAGGCCGTTTGATCCTCTAGAACAACCGGATTGGCCTGAAAGAGACGAGATAATTCCTGCGAATATTGAATGGAAGGCGAATAGTGTGGATCTCCCTTTTTCTCTTAGGattataaagagaaaaaaacaatgGCAAGATGGGATCAGAGATGCAGGAGAGTCAGCATACTGTTCTGTGAAAAAAGCATTTTCGAATATGGTGTTCATAATTCGAGAGCTGCAAAGCTATACTTTGCAGATGAGGGAGTTGCTGTTTTATGAAGATCTACAGGGGATCTTAGTGAGAGTACAGAAGGAGATGCATGCATCTTTTGTGTGGTTATTCCAGCAAGTATTCTCACATACACCAACTTTAATGGTATATGTGATGATACTGTTGGCTAATTATAGTGTTCATTCTATGGCAAGCAGTGCTGCTATTGCTGCTACACCGCCACCACTCACCGAGACTGTTTCTACTTTAGATGAGAGTCATTTCAACCAGAAATTTGATTCTTCTGCAATTAAGACATTTTCAGTGTCATCTTCAAGTGGAAAAGTTACTTCAATTGGTGGAGGCAATGGTGGTGGGAGCTACAAGCCAATTGCTAGTGGAAATGATGGTGATGGGAGGTTTGACGGACAGATGTCGAATGGGATCTCTTCAGTCGAGAGCGGTAGGGTTGGTGAAGAAGAGTGTGTATCTGGACAAGAAACAACGGAAGAAGAGTTGCAGATTTGGAATTCAATTGTAGATGAGGCTTCTAAGATGCAGGCTTCAGTGAGAGATGAGTCCTTGGATCATGAAACCATGCAAAGATTTGTCTCTCCAATAAACGCAAATATTGAAGTCGGCAACTATGCAGAGTATATCAAAACAGAGCTGGTGTATCTAGTGGAGCTAAAGCAAGAACCGCAAAATACACTATTGCTAACCAATTATGCTCAATTTCTTTTCTTGGTCGCCCAAGATTATGACAG AGCAGAAAAGTACTTCAAGAAAGCAGCAGAGGTGGAGCCAAAGGATGCAGAGGCATTGAATAAGTATGCAAATTTTCTCTGGAAAGTAAGGAAGGACCTTTGGGCAGCAGAAGAGACGTTTAATCAAGCTATAGCTGCAGAACCAAGCAATAACTTTTATGCAGCTAATTATGCTCATTTTCTTTGGAATACTGGTGGTGAAGATACTTGTTACCCACTCGACTCTTCCAATACTGATCTATAA